A single genomic interval of Lathyrus oleraceus cultivar Zhongwan6 chromosome 7, CAAS_Psat_ZW6_1.0, whole genome shotgun sequence harbors:
- the LOC127104521 gene encoding WAT1-related protein At1g68170 yields MKSISSIWQGVKPEVLMVFVQLATAAMNIICKLAINDGMSMRVATVYRLICAAAFNIPIALFFDRKNRAKITWSVLSKAFLCGLFGGSLYLNLYLEALALTSATFMLVIFNLIPAITFIMAVCFGMDKFNLRLAEGKAKVIGTIMGMSGAMLMIFFKGAEIHIWSSNINLLNPHQNPNELMASHHVEIRKKILGVSIALASSCSFSMWLIIQAKLHKEFPYHHSSAALMVSMGAIQAIVISLCFERDWNQWKLGNKLRILTVIYPGIVVSGLAVIIVAWCIRARGPLFASSFNPLQLLLVVIAAYLMLDEKLYLGSMLGAIVIVCGLYTVLWGQGREMKNKMKMLETARMPENDEAVVVSMPLPSERVIQTYESSAITKENVVNDQ; encoded by the exons ATGAAGAGCATAAGTAGTATATGGCAGGGAGTGAAACCAGAAGTGTTGATGGTGTTTGTACAACTTGCAACGGCGGCGATGAATATAATATGCAAACTTGCAATAAATGATGGAATGAGCATGAGAGTTGCCACGGTTTATCGCCTCATCTGTGCAGCGGCTTTCAATATCCCAATTGCTCTTTTCTTTGATAG GAAGAATAGAGCAAAGATAACATGGAGTGTGCTTTCTAAGGCATTTCTATGTGGATTGTTTGG GGGAAGTTTGTATTTAAACCTTTACCTTGAGGCTCTCGCTTTGACGTCAGCAACATTTATGTTGGTTATCTTCAACTTAATTCCGGCCATTACCTTCATCATGGCCGTATGTTTCGG AATGGATAAATTCAATTTGAGATTAGCGGAAGGAAAGGCGAAGGTGATAGGAACAATAATGGGAATGAGTGGTGCAATGTTGATGATTTTTTTCAAAGGTGCGGAAATTCATATTTGGTCTTCCAATATCAACCTTTTGAATCCCCATCAAAACCCAAATGAACTAATGGCATCTCACCATGTTGAAATTCGAAAAAAAATATTGGGTGTTTCAATTGCACTGGCAAGCAGCTGCTCTTTCTCTATGTGGCTTATCATTCAG GCTAAGTTACACAAGGAATTCCCGTATCATCACTCAAGTGCAGCTTTAATGGTTTCAATGGGAGCCATTCAAGCAATTGTTATTTCTCTTTGTTTTGAAAGAGATTGGAACCAATGGAAGCTAGGAAACAAACTCAGGATTCTTACTGTTATTTATCCG GGAATTGTAGTCTCTGGATTAGCAGTTATCATTGTTGCCTGGTGCATAAGGGCGAGGGGACCTCTATTTGCGTCTAGTTTCAATCCTTTACAACTCCTACTTGTCGTTATAGCTGCTTACTTGATGTTGGATGAGAAACTATATTTGGGAAG CATGCTTGGAGCAATTGTGATTGTGTGCGGTCTTTATACGGTACTATGGGGTCAAGGAAGAgaaatgaaaaataaaatgaaaatgcTAGAAACCGCAAGAATGCCCGAAAATGATGAGGCTGTTGTTGTTTCCATGCCTCTTCCGTCTGAAAGAGTCATCCAAACCTACGAGAGTTCAGCCATTACTAAAGAGAATGTTGTTAATGATCAATGA